The following proteins are encoded in a genomic region of Fervidobacterium pennivorans DSM 9078:
- a CDS encoding MBL fold metallo-hydrolase, with translation MVATIINNGGSIRIPKNVEVAYSTPVLLTQNDRKILIDPGDYTSFGFLEEYFENHNINLEDVTDILLTHLHLDHAYATRFFPNATVYIHGAYKAKPYNKFGLFKSKLYLEIINSWKNVVEIDAGMKLFDGKVVVFHTPWHAKEHCSFVIDTENMGKILYTGDIVMNRVEFYDIIRWLRKDDCARFINTIGRKCDYIVFTHDEHVRSDDYFRR, from the coding sequence ATGGTAGCAACAATCATAAACAACGGTGGAAGCATAAGAATCCCAAAGAATGTGGAAGTTGCATACTCTACTCCAGTTCTTCTGACACAAAATGACCGTAAAATACTTATCGACCCTGGCGATTACACTTCTTTCGGATTTTTGGAAGAATATTTTGAAAATCATAATATAAACTTGGAGGATGTGACAGATATTCTACTGACTCATTTACACTTAGACCATGCCTATGCAACAAGATTTTTCCCAAACGCTACTGTCTATATTCATGGTGCTTACAAAGCAAAACCATACAACAAATTCGGGTTATTCAAGAGTAAACTCTACCTTGAAATCATAAACTCTTGGAAAAATGTAGTGGAAATTGATGCTGGGATGAAACTATTCGATGGAAAAGTTGTAGTATTTCACACTCCTTGGCATGCAAAAGAGCACTGTTCGTTTGTCATAGATACAGAAAACATGGGCAAAATTCTGTATACTGGGGATATAGTTATGAATCGCGTAGAGTTTTATGATATAATAAGATGGTTGAGAAAAGATGATTGCGCAAGGTTCATTAATACCATTGGTCGGAAGTGTGATTACATAGTTTTTACGCATGACGAACATGTAAGGAGTGATGACTATTTCAGGAGGTGA
- the rd gene encoding rubredoxin — MKYRCTVCGYIYDPEVGDPDSGIEPGTPFENLPDDWTCPVCGVSKDMFEPLED; from the coding sequence ATGAAGTACAGATGTACCGTTTGTGGTTACATTTATGACCCAGAAGTTGGAGACCCAGATTCCGGAATTGAACCAGGCACACCTTTCGAAAATCTTCCTGATGACTGGACATGCCCGGTTTGTGGAGTAAGTAAAGATATGTTTGAACCTCTTGAAGACTAA
- the gltX gene encoding glutamate--tRNA ligase → MSNNGQVRVRFAPSPTGYLHVGGARTALFNYLFARKTNGKFILRIEDTDLERSEKVFEEQLINALRWLGLDWDEGPDIGGPYGPYRQSERTELYHYYAQELIKQGKAYEVYAYPEEIEQLREKLLAEGKAPHYTREMLEPYNTAERKREYEEKGLRPAIYFSMPRKDYVINDVVKGEVVFKAGSVGDFALLRSNGMPTYNYACVIDDGLMKITHVLRGDDHLSNTVKQVALYEALGWPVPVFGHVSMILGPDGSKLSKRHGATSVEEFKARGYLPEALVNFLALLGWSHPEGKEILTKEELISSFSLERLVKNPAIFNPDKLRWMNSEHIRMKDTKELVKLAKMFINRDVDEAYLEKVIVAVKDRIEELSQLPELTDFFFERPNVSVEKTPEAVETYKALLEELQKVEVWNKENIYASFKTAMKNAKLKGKDFYMTLRLILTGKNEGPELIDILEILGKEEVIARIQNYLNA, encoded by the coding sequence ATGTCTAATAACGGTCAAGTTAGAGTAAGATTTGCCCCAAGTCCAACAGGTTATCTGCATGTTGGTGGTGCAAGAACAGCTTTATTTAACTATCTCTTTGCAAGGAAAACAAACGGAAAATTCATTTTAAGAATTGAGGACACAGACCTTGAAAGGTCCGAAAAAGTTTTCGAAGAACAACTCATCAATGCTTTAAGGTGGCTTGGGTTAGATTGGGACGAAGGACCAGATATTGGTGGTCCGTACGGTCCGTACAGGCAGAGCGAACGGACAGAGCTATACCATTACTATGCACAAGAATTGATAAAGCAAGGGAAAGCTTACGAGGTTTACGCCTACCCGGAGGAAATTGAACAACTTCGTGAGAAACTACTTGCTGAAGGCAAGGCACCGCATTACACGCGTGAGATGCTTGAACCATACAATACTGCAGAAAGAAAAAGAGAGTACGAAGAAAAAGGGTTGAGACCTGCGATTTACTTCTCTATGCCTCGGAAGGATTATGTAATCAATGATGTTGTAAAAGGTGAGGTTGTATTCAAAGCTGGCAGTGTTGGTGACTTCGCACTTTTGAGAAGTAACGGCATGCCTACGTATAACTACGCTTGTGTTATTGATGATGGTCTCATGAAAATAACCCATGTGCTAAGAGGGGACGACCACCTTTCCAACACTGTAAAACAAGTTGCGCTGTATGAAGCACTTGGTTGGCCTGTTCCTGTGTTTGGTCATGTGTCGATGATTCTTGGACCTGACGGAAGTAAACTTAGCAAGCGCCATGGTGCTACTTCAGTCGAAGAATTCAAAGCAAGAGGATACTTACCAGAAGCTTTGGTCAATTTCCTAGCACTTCTTGGTTGGTCGCATCCAGAGGGGAAGGAAATCCTTACAAAAGAGGAACTCATAAGCAGTTTCTCCTTGGAACGATTGGTTAAAAACCCAGCTATTTTCAATCCTGATAAATTGAGATGGATGAACTCCGAGCATATCAGGATGAAGGATACCAAAGAATTAGTAAAACTTGCGAAAATGTTCATCAACAGAGACGTTGACGAGGCTTATTTAGAAAAAGTTATTGTAGCTGTAAAAGACAGAATCGAAGAACTCTCCCAACTGCCAGAGTTAACAGATTTCTTCTTCGAAAGACCGAATGTTTCCGTAGAAAAAACCCCAGAAGCTGTTGAAACGTATAAAGCCCTACTTGAAGAGTTACAAAAGGTAGAAGTTTGGAATAAGGAAAACATATATGCTTCGTTTAAAACAGCGATGAAAAATGCAAAACTAAAAGGTAAAGACTTTTACATGACACTCAGGCTTATTTTAACAGGTAAGAACGAGGGACCAGAGTTGATAGATATTCTTGAAATACTTGGGAAGGAAGAAGTCATAGCACGTATTCAAAATTATTTAAACGCGTAA
- the cysS gene encoding cysteine--tRNA ligase → MKKVYITDTLTKEKVPLEPVEPGIVKMYVCGPTVYNYIHIGNARPMVVFDAFRRFLEFIGYKVIMVQNFTDIDDKIINEAREWGVDWKTVADTFIAEYFHDAHSLGVRAANFHPRTTDFVDDIVNAVQRIIENGYGYVAANGDVYFSVRKLTDYGKLSGKNPDDLRAGARVDVNELKRDPLDFVLWKSAKPGEPTWDSPWCLGRPGWHIECSVMSQKLLGDMFDIHGGGEDLIFPHHEDEIAQSEALTGKPPAKYWMHNGMIIVRGDKMSKSLGNTFLVREAVKKYGKDGVKLFLLSKHYRSPIEFSDEVLEDNSKAAQRVLAALNRFREKYPYPLVPKEDAEMKELVQRFVEALSDDFNTPVALSIIFDVVRELNKAMDNGDDGRALRMYHLIKRVFGPVLGVFDTESEKKAPTSAVSSNFETLIRSLVEVRNEFRKSKQFDFADRIRNVLAESGIKLYDTPEGTKYEIVEKEEK, encoded by the coding sequence ATGAAAAAAGTGTATATCACCGATACTTTGACAAAAGAAAAAGTTCCGCTCGAACCTGTTGAACCCGGTATCGTAAAGATGTACGTATGCGGTCCAACTGTCTATAACTATATTCACATTGGCAATGCACGTCCAATGGTTGTTTTCGATGCGTTTAGAAGGTTTCTTGAGTTTATCGGATACAAGGTTATAATGGTTCAAAACTTCACAGATATAGATGATAAGATTATTAATGAAGCAAGAGAATGGGGAGTAGATTGGAAAACCGTTGCGGACACTTTTATTGCTGAATACTTCCATGATGCACATTCTCTCGGAGTGCGTGCAGCAAACTTTCACCCAAGAACCACGGATTTCGTGGATGACATAGTAAACGCTGTTCAAAGAATAATAGAAAATGGTTATGGATATGTTGCAGCAAATGGTGATGTATATTTCAGTGTAAGAAAATTGACAGACTACGGTAAGCTATCAGGCAAGAATCCGGACGATTTAAGAGCAGGGGCAAGGGTTGATGTCAATGAATTAAAACGTGACCCGCTTGATTTTGTCTTGTGGAAATCTGCTAAACCGGGGGAACCAACCTGGGATAGTCCATGGTGTTTAGGCAGACCTGGTTGGCATATCGAATGTTCAGTGATGTCACAAAAATTGCTGGGTGATATGTTTGACATCCATGGTGGTGGGGAGGACCTCATATTTCCGCATCATGAAGATGAAATAGCGCAAAGTGAAGCATTAACCGGGAAACCTCCCGCGAAGTATTGGATGCACAATGGAATGATAATAGTTCGCGGAGATAAGATGAGTAAATCATTGGGAAACACTTTCCTGGTTAGAGAGGCTGTAAAGAAATACGGCAAAGACGGTGTGAAACTCTTTTTATTGTCGAAACACTACAGGTCACCAATTGAGTTCTCAGATGAAGTGCTTGAAGATAATTCAAAAGCAGCCCAAAGGGTTCTTGCAGCATTAAATAGATTTAGGGAAAAATATCCGTATCCACTGGTTCCGAAAGAAGATGCAGAAATGAAAGAATTGGTTCAAAGGTTTGTTGAGGCACTGTCTGACGATTTCAACACTCCTGTAGCGCTTTCTATCATCTTTGATGTCGTTCGCGAATTAAATAAGGCGATGGATAATGGAGACGATGGAAGAGCGTTAAGGATGTATCACCTAATTAAACGAGTATTTGGACCGGTTCTTGGAGTTTTTGACACGGAGAGTGAGAAAAAAGCACCGACTTCAGCTGTTTCGAGCAATTTTGAGACTTTAATAAGGTCACTTGTAGAGGTGCGAAATGAATTTAGAAAATCAAAACAGTTTGATTTTGCTGATAGAATTAGAAATGTTTTGGCTGAATCTGGTATTAAGTTGTACGATACGCCTGAGGGAACAAAATACGAAATCGTTGAGAAGGAAGAAAAATAA
- a CDS encoding proline--tRNA ligase — translation MRYSQFYAPTLKEAPADSEVPSQELLIRGGFIRKIAAGIYSYLPLGRRVLLKIERIVREEMDKIGANEILMPIIQPAELWKQSGRWDDYGPEMMKLKDRHDREFTLGPTHEELVTFLVQNELNSYRQLPITLYQIANKYRDEIRPRFGVLRAREFIMKDGYSFHDSWESLDETYRAHREAYSNIMERIGLKYAIVEASSGAIGGSESHEFVAFANTGESNILYCDCGYAGNDERVPYVGEVVYENEEEKPIEKVYTPNVRTVEDVANFLNVPVRKIVKTLIYKGRNGYYMALVPGDRELNEEKLKAFVNDQSLTFATPDEIFRDFGVPIGFLGPVGVKGIKIIADNQVKGMKNFVVGGMEKDYHYVNVNVGRDFVPDEWTDLVVAIAGDPCPVCGKPLNMKKGIELGHIFKLGTKYSEAMGTKYMDRDGQLKPFIMGCYGWGISRTMGAIVEQLHDDKGIIWPISVAPFTTIITPVSNNENLMKFATELYNYLIERNEEVLFDDRNVSPGVKFSDADLIGIPFRITAGKALNEGFVEIKWRTGHQFRIEADFEKIYRFLQESKEKYNPHERA, via the coding sequence ATGAGGTATTCTCAATTTTACGCACCAACGCTCAAAGAAGCACCAGCCGATTCCGAAGTTCCAAGTCAAGAATTGCTTATCAGAGGAGGGTTTATACGTAAAATTGCAGCAGGTATCTATTCTTACCTGCCGCTTGGTAGACGTGTGCTACTTAAGATTGAAAGAATAGTCAGAGAAGAAATGGACAAGATAGGTGCTAATGAAATCCTGATGCCAATAATTCAACCCGCTGAATTGTGGAAACAGTCCGGCAGGTGGGATGATTACGGACCAGAGATGATGAAACTTAAAGATAGGCATGACAGAGAATTTACACTTGGTCCTACGCATGAGGAGTTAGTAACATTTTTAGTGCAAAACGAACTCAACAGCTATAGACAATTACCAATAACTCTCTATCAAATTGCCAACAAATACCGTGATGAAATCCGACCAAGATTTGGAGTGCTGAGAGCTCGTGAATTCATAATGAAAGATGGTTACAGTTTCCATGATAGCTGGGAATCCTTAGATGAAACGTACAGAGCTCACAGGGAAGCGTATTCAAATATAATGGAACGCATAGGGCTAAAGTATGCAATTGTTGAGGCGTCTTCAGGAGCTATAGGTGGTAGCGAAAGTCATGAATTTGTAGCCTTTGCCAATACCGGAGAAAGCAACATTTTGTATTGTGATTGTGGATATGCGGGAAATGACGAGCGTGTTCCGTATGTTGGAGAAGTTGTTTACGAAAATGAAGAAGAGAAACCTATAGAAAAGGTTTATACCCCGAACGTAAGGACAGTAGAAGATGTTGCTAATTTCCTCAATGTTCCTGTAAGAAAAATAGTGAAAACACTCATTTACAAAGGCAGAAATGGTTACTACATGGCTCTTGTTCCTGGTGACAGAGAGCTCAACGAGGAAAAGTTGAAGGCATTTGTTAACGACCAGTCCCTTACCTTTGCTACACCTGATGAGATATTCAGAGACTTCGGAGTGCCAATTGGATTCTTAGGCCCTGTAGGAGTCAAGGGTATAAAGATTATAGCCGACAACCAGGTCAAGGGTATGAAAAATTTTGTAGTTGGTGGTATGGAGAAAGATTACCACTATGTCAATGTCAACGTTGGTCGGGACTTTGTCCCTGATGAATGGACTGACCTTGTTGTTGCTATTGCTGGGGACCCTTGTCCGGTTTGTGGAAAACCTTTAAACATGAAGAAAGGAATTGAATTAGGACACATCTTTAAACTTGGAACAAAGTATTCAGAAGCGATGGGGACAAAATATATGGACAGAGATGGGCAGCTAAAACCATTCATAATGGGATGCTACGGCTGGGGTATCTCGAGAACAATGGGTGCGATTGTAGAACAGCTTCACGATGACAAAGGTATCATATGGCCAATTTCTGTTGCTCCATTTACAACAATCATTACTCCTGTTAGCAACAACGAGAATCTGATGAAATTTGCGACAGAGCTTTACAATTACCTAATTGAGCGTAACGAAGAAGTGCTCTTCGACGATAGAAATGTATCGCCTGGTGTCAAATTCAGCGACGCAGACTTAATAGGAATACCATTTAGAATAACGGCTGGTAAGGCTTTGAACGAAGGCTTTGTTGAAATTAAGTGGAGAACTGGTCATCAGTTCAGAATAGAAGCAGATTTTGAAAAAATTTACCGATTCTTACAAGAATCGAAAGAGAAATACAATCCACACGAAAGAGCATAA
- a CDS encoding RtcB family protein — translation MSIPGVEKEGKYIYRIKKTGNMRVDAIVLADYETIDEEAIEQLKNVATLPGIVKAAYAMPDIHWGYGFPIGGVAAFDLEDGIISPGGVGFDINCGVRMLVVDGNSDIVKKNLESLIKRIYESVPVGVGETSDLRFSKNDFKKIVEQGVRKVIEMGYGTEEDLLRIEDRGTLEDCDFSDVSEEAYERGKDELGTLGAGNHFIEIQLVEEVYDEEIASVFGIKKGDITILIHTGSRGFGHQIATDYIKYMRDNLKDHNKNLPDKQLINAPFKSEWGQAYYSAMNCAANYAFANRQIITHMIRKAFKSVVGMNVRLVYDVAHNIAKVEEYEIDGRKRKVIVHRKGATRAFGPGNAALPEIFKKTGQPVIIPGSMGTASYILVGTKKAEEMTFGSTAHGAGRALGRREATRELTVNHVLKELESKGIKIMAKSKKGIVEEAPEAYKNVDKVVQIVDELGISLKIAKCIPLGVVKG, via the coding sequence ATGTCCATCCCGGGTGTTGAGAAGGAAGGAAAATATATTTACAGGATTAAAAAAACGGGCAATATGAGGGTTGATGCAATAGTTCTTGCTGATTACGAAACTATCGATGAGGAAGCTATTGAACAACTTAAAAATGTGGCAACATTACCGGGAATTGTGAAAGCAGCATACGCTATGCCTGATATACATTGGGGATACGGCTTTCCTATTGGTGGTGTTGCAGCATTCGATTTAGAAGATGGAATAATAAGCCCCGGCGGGGTTGGCTTTGACATAAATTGCGGTGTCAGAATGCTGGTAGTAGATGGCAATTCCGATATTGTAAAGAAGAACTTGGAAAGTCTCATCAAACGCATCTACGAAAGCGTACCTGTTGGAGTCGGTGAAACAAGCGATTTAAGGTTTTCAAAAAACGACTTTAAAAAGATCGTAGAGCAAGGAGTCAGGAAAGTTATTGAAATGGGCTATGGAACAGAAGAAGATTTGTTGCGAATAGAAGACAGAGGAACATTAGAAGACTGCGACTTTTCTGATGTTAGTGAAGAAGCGTATGAGAGAGGGAAAGATGAACTAGGAACACTTGGTGCAGGAAACCATTTCATTGAGATACAACTAGTAGAAGAAGTATATGATGAGGAAATCGCATCTGTGTTTGGTATTAAAAAGGGAGATATAACGATACTTATACATACCGGTAGCAGAGGCTTTGGACACCAGATAGCAACCGATTACATAAAATACATGAGAGACAACCTCAAAGACCACAACAAGAATCTACCAGACAAACAGCTTATCAATGCGCCCTTTAAAAGCGAGTGGGGACAAGCATATTACAGCGCGATGAACTGCGCTGCGAATTACGCGTTTGCAAACAGGCAAATCATAACTCACATGATTAGAAAAGCGTTCAAAAGTGTGGTTGGAATGAATGTCAGGCTTGTTTATGACGTTGCACACAACATTGCAAAAGTGGAGGAATACGAAATAGATGGAAGGAAAAGAAAAGTGATTGTTCACAGAAAAGGAGCAACACGAGCATTTGGACCTGGGAACGCAGCACTTCCAGAGATATTCAAAAAAACTGGACAACCAGTCATTATACCAGGGAGTATGGGAACAGCGTCTTACATACTTGTTGGAACCAAAAAAGCTGAAGAAATGACCTTTGGTTCAACGGCTCACGGAGCAGGTAGAGCACTTGGAAGAAGAGAGGCAACGAGAGAGTTAACGGTAAACCATGTCTTGAAAGAACTTGAATCAAAGGGCATTAAAATCATGGCGAAGTCTAAGAAAGGTATAGTAGAAGAAGCTCCGGAAGCTTACAAAAATGTTGATAAAGTGGTTCAAATTGTCGATGAACTTGGAATTTCTTTGAAGATAGCCAAGTGTATTCCACTTGGAGTGGTTAAAGGATGA
- a CDS encoding MFS transporter — protein sequence MSQESGKFKFHKNKNEFFLTLEGVFSSFYFVLTQTAIFTAVAIYFGLNEVWLGLAASFPMAFQIFQLFAPAVIEKFSSKKMLLAFFNSGRFLWVVLLPFLFVEQRSPKLFIAVFALSQIFAAFAGNIWVSMISDMIPEERRGKYLGLRNFFVSLSTLLVFYLFSVINDNVKIPFNFLLIITATLLGSFLSLLTLMPLEERRATKTGTVNDLKLVLADKNFMKLSKAYFAWNFVVLLAAPFFPYHQLHNLKLPMTYISYASITASVLSMVFYTIWGKLSDEFGHKSVLIAGLSIVSITPAIWILMNERDWILALALDAVLSGVGWAAVNLAFITLPMETASSNSPMYFAVFSALGGLGGMIGSLVGGPLASFFNSFDFYIGDFHIYGLQIFFIMESALRYSVIPLFAKISSRKYVSLPTLFTNVLSILSGRHVVRIHEGNRSDVIIGRKRISRWW from the coding sequence ATGAGTCAAGAAAGTGGCAAATTCAAGTTTCACAAAAATAAAAATGAATTCTTTTTAACGCTTGAGGGAGTTTTTTCTTCGTTTTACTTTGTTCTAACTCAAACAGCAATCTTCACAGCAGTAGCTATCTACTTCGGACTTAATGAAGTATGGTTAGGACTTGCTGCGTCATTCCCTATGGCGTTCCAGATATTTCAGCTTTTTGCACCTGCTGTTATCGAAAAATTTTCTAGTAAGAAAATGCTTTTAGCATTCTTCAATTCAGGACGATTCTTGTGGGTAGTGCTACTTCCATTTTTGTTTGTTGAGCAAAGAAGCCCAAAGCTTTTTATTGCTGTCTTTGCTTTGAGTCAAATCTTTGCTGCTTTTGCAGGTAATATCTGGGTCAGTATGATTTCAGACATGATACCAGAAGAGCGAAGGGGTAAATACCTGGGCTTAAGAAACTTTTTTGTTTCGCTTTCAACGTTATTGGTGTTTTATTTGTTTTCAGTTATAAACGACAATGTCAAAATTCCATTTAACTTTCTATTGATAATTACTGCTACATTGCTTGGAAGTTTCCTGTCGCTCCTTACATTGATGCCTCTTGAAGAAAGAAGGGCAACTAAAACAGGAACTGTTAATGATTTAAAACTTGTCCTTGCAGATAAGAACTTTATGAAATTATCCAAAGCCTATTTTGCTTGGAACTTCGTGGTACTTCTGGCAGCACCTTTTTTTCCTTACCATCAACTCCACAATCTTAAATTACCCATGACCTATATCAGCTATGCTTCCATAACAGCTTCAGTTTTGTCTATGGTATTTTACACGATTTGGGGAAAGCTCTCCGATGAATTTGGTCACAAAAGTGTTTTAATTGCTGGTTTATCTATAGTGTCAATAACGCCAGCTATTTGGATATTGATGAACGAAAGAGATTGGATTTTGGCCTTGGCTTTGGATGCAGTTCTATCAGGTGTAGGTTGGGCAGCAGTGAACCTTGCGTTTATAACCCTTCCGATGGAAACGGCGTCTTCGAATTCACCAATGTATTTTGCAGTTTTCTCTGCCCTTGGTGGTTTGGGCGGAATGATTGGTTCTCTTGTTGGTGGTCCCTTAGCAAGTTTTTTCAACTCCTTTGATTTCTATATAGGTGATTTCCATATTTACGGACTCCAGATATTTTTCATAATGGAAAGCGCATTGAGATATTCCGTAATTCCGTTGTTTGCAAAGATATCAAGTAGAAAATACGTTTCTTTACCGACGCTGTTTACAAACGTGCTTTCAATTTTGTCCGGAAGGCATGTTGTGAGAATTCATGAAGGAAACCGTTCAGATGTTATTATAGGTAGAAAAAGAATAAGCCGTTGGTGGTAA
- a CDS encoding type III PLP-dependent enzyme — protein MEQLRQIAEIYGTPVLVMDLNVIKQNYMNLVNNIRNCKVYYAVKANSHVEIVKLLRDLGSHFDVASRGEIEKLLSLGVEPYRMSFGNTIKKLEDIKFAYDHGIRMFAVDSEMELEKIAMVAPGSDIYVRISTNGMEDDADWPLTRKFGTSVSHAIELVKYAKTLGLNPIGLSFHVGSQNYNPENWRTAIREASVVFEEAKEFGINLSMINTGGGMPVKYVRDIPTVKQIAKVINEAVEEYLGDNITVIVEPGRSMVGNAGIMITKVILRSKKGEENWLYLDAGVFHGLTETIQNIRYRITVDGKEDEELDTFVLAGPTCDSVDVMYYDAQLPKSTTLGDIVYFHTAGAYTTEYGTNFNGIDSPKIVFVNGILSDEEYEVKIPEIVEVESENSED, from the coding sequence ATGGAACAACTCAGACAAATTGCAGAGATTTATGGAACGCCTGTTTTAGTGATGGATTTGAACGTGATAAAGCAAAATTACATGAACTTAGTTAATAATATTAGAAATTGTAAGGTCTACTACGCCGTCAAAGCAAATTCTCATGTCGAAATTGTAAAGCTTCTGAGAGATTTAGGAAGCCATTTTGATGTGGCATCACGTGGTGAAATCGAAAAATTACTTTCACTTGGTGTGGAACCATACAGAATGAGTTTCGGAAACACAATTAAAAAGTTAGAAGATATAAAATTTGCATACGACCATGGCATTAGGATGTTCGCTGTAGATTCCGAAATGGAACTAGAAAAGATAGCCATGGTTGCTCCTGGCTCAGATATTTACGTCAGAATAAGTACAAACGGCATGGAAGACGATGCTGATTGGCCGCTTACAAGAAAGTTTGGAACAAGCGTAAGTCATGCGATTGAACTAGTAAAATATGCGAAAACATTAGGATTGAACCCCATAGGTTTGAGTTTCCACGTTGGTTCTCAAAACTACAACCCTGAAAACTGGCGAACAGCTATAAGGGAAGCTTCCGTTGTGTTTGAAGAAGCAAAGGAATTTGGTATCAACTTGTCCATGATTAACACAGGCGGTGGGATGCCTGTCAAATACGTTAGGGACATACCAACTGTCAAGCAAATAGCAAAAGTAATAAACGAGGCTGTGGAAGAATACCTGGGCGATAATATAACCGTCATCGTAGAACCCGGTAGGTCGATGGTTGGAAATGCAGGAATTATGATTACAAAAGTTATCTTGAGAAGTAAAAAAGGTGAGGAGAACTGGTTATACCTTGATGCGGGTGTGTTCCATGGCCTGACAGAAACAATTCAGAACATACGCTACCGAATAACTGTTGACGGTAAAGAAGATGAAGAACTCGATACCTTTGTCCTCGCTGGGCCTACATGCGATAGCGTTGATGTGATGTACTATGATGCTCAATTACCAAAAAGCACAACACTTGGAGATATTGTATACTTTCATACAGCAGGTGCTTACACTACCGAGTATGGAACAAATTTCAATGGTATAGATTCACCAAAGATAGTGTTTGTAAACGGAATTTTGTCAGACGAAGAATATGAGGTAAAAATTCCTGAAATCGTAGAAGTTGAAAGTGAAAATTCAGAAGATTAA